In a genomic window of Acidimicrobiia bacterium:
- the cysC gene encoding adenylyl-sulfate kinase — MAGAGGVVWLTGLSGAGKSTLATAVAARIGAARPVEMLDGDEVRLYISAGLGFTRADRDTNVHRIAYVARLLAKHGVVVFVSAISPYAATRSDIRALSAAAGHAFVEVHVDAPLDVVTARDVKGLYKRALAGEIPHFTGVSDPYEPPPDPDVMVRTDRMSREACEAAIVAALQARGLVG, encoded by the coding sequence ATGGCGGGCGCGGGTGGAGTGGTCTGGCTGACCGGGCTGTCGGGCGCCGGCAAGTCGACGCTCGCGACCGCGGTGGCGGCGCGGATCGGCGCGGCGCGGCCGGTCGAGATGCTCGACGGCGACGAGGTGCGCTTGTACATCTCCGCCGGCCTGGGCTTCACGCGCGCCGACCGCGACACGAACGTGCATCGCATCGCGTACGTGGCGCGGCTGCTCGCGAAGCACGGCGTCGTGGTGTTCGTGTCGGCGATCTCGCCGTACGCGGCGACGCGCAGCGACATCCGCGCGCTCAGCGCGGCGGCCGGGCACGCGTTCGTCGAGGTGCACGTCGACGCGCCACTCGACGTCGTGACCGCGCGCGACGTCAAGGGCTTGTACAAGCGCGCGCTCGCCGGCGAGATCCCACACTTCACCGGTGTGTCGGATCCCTACGAGCCGCCGCCGGATCCCGACGTGATGGTGCGCACCGACCGGATGTCACGCGAGGCCTGCGAGGCCGCGATCGTGGCCGCGCTGCAGGCTCGCGGGCTCGTCGGCTGA
- a CDS encoding GTP-binding protein — KTAFEDQLAHVEDVSRRRGDERTNLALLTDGLRAEREQGITIDVAYRYFATKKRKFIIADTPGHVQYTRNMVTGASTASLSIILVDARHGLVEQSRRHSFIASLLRIPHLVFAVNKMDLVGWDEATFRRIETEFRNFAARLDVQDIAFIPISALTGANVVERSADMSWYRGPTLLYHLETVHIASDRNLIDVRFPVQWVIRPQTQAAEHHDYRGYAGQVAGGVMRVGDDIVALPSGLETKIARIESGGVDVEAAFAPMSVVVHLADDVDVSRGDMLCRPNNQPTVGQDLDAMVCWMTDKPLQPKGRYALKHTTRWTRAVVGDVLYRLDVNTGHRDETTGKLGLNDIGRIRLRTTTPVIYDAYKRNRATGSFILVDEGTNNTVAAGMLLAE, encoded by the coding sequence TCACGATCGATGTCGCGTATCGCTACTTCGCGACGAAGAAGCGCAAGTTCATCATCGCGGACACGCCGGGCCACGTGCAGTACACGCGCAACATGGTCACCGGCGCGTCGACGGCGTCGCTGTCGATCATCCTCGTCGACGCGCGGCACGGGCTCGTCGAGCAGAGCCGCCGGCACTCGTTCATCGCGTCGCTGCTGCGCATCCCGCACCTCGTGTTCGCGGTCAACAAGATGGACCTCGTCGGCTGGGACGAGGCCACGTTCCGGCGCATCGAGACCGAGTTCCGCAACTTCGCGGCGCGCCTCGACGTGCAGGACATCGCGTTCATCCCGATCAGCGCGCTCACCGGCGCGAACGTCGTCGAGCGCAGCGCCGACATGTCTTGGTACCGCGGCCCGACGCTGCTCTATCACCTCGAGACCGTGCACATCGCGAGCGACCGCAACCTGATCGACGTGCGGTTCCCCGTGCAGTGGGTGATCCGCCCGCAGACGCAGGCCGCGGAGCACCACGACTACCGCGGCTACGCCGGCCAGGTCGCGGGCGGCGTGATGCGCGTCGGCGACGACATCGTCGCGCTGCCGAGCGGCCTCGAGACCAAGATCGCGCGCATCGAGAGCGGAGGCGTCGACGTCGAGGCCGCGTTCGCGCCGATGAGCGTGGTCGTGCACCTCGCGGATGACGTCGACGTGTCGCGCGGCGACATGCTGTGCCGGCCGAACAACCAGCCGACCGTCGGCCAGGACCTCGACGCGATGGTGTGCTGGATGACCGACAAGCCGCTGCAGCCGAAGGGCCGCTACGCGCTCAAGCACACGACGCGATGGACGCGCGCGGTCGTCGGGGACGTGTTGTACCGGCTCGACGTCAACACCGGGCACCGCGACGAGACCACCGGCAAGCTCGGCTTGAACGACATCGGACGGATCCGGCTCCGCACGACGACGCCGGTGATCTACGACGCCTACAAGCGCAACCGCGCGACGGGCTCGTTCATCCTCGTCGACGAGGGGACGAACAACACGGTCGCGGCCGGGATGCTGCTGGCGGAATAG